From Procambarus clarkii isolate CNS0578487 chromosome 65, FALCON_Pclarkii_2.0, whole genome shotgun sequence, one genomic window encodes:
- the LOC123771126 gene encoding protein lifeguard 1-like, with the protein MSSGVMDIEGNGEFEFSDKSIRMGFIRKVYALLTAQLLITFGIVAIFVWVPQVNTFAYENTSLFWSAFGLTIAMVILLSCCGNMRRKTPYNYLALFTFTICEGYLLGCCSATFEAWEVAAAIGVTIVITVALTIFAFQTKWDFTMMGGLLYVFLISLLMFGIFALIFQSQVLNIMYASLGALLFSAYLVFDTQLILGGKHKLALSPEEYVFAALNLYLDVINLFLYILAIFGGGRN; encoded by the exons ATGTCTAGTGGAgtcatggatatcgagggcaatgGAGAATTTGAGTTTTCTGATAAATCCATAAGAATGGGTTTCATCAG AAAGGTGTATGCCCTACTCACTGCCCAGCTCCTCATCACCTTCGGCATCGTGGCTATCTTTGTCTGGGTGCCACAGGTAAATACCTTTGCTTACGAAAACACCTCTCTGTTTTGGTCTGCCTTTGGCCTGACTATTGCCATGGTAATACTTCTGTCCTGCTGTGGCAACATGAGGAGAAAGACACCTTACAACTACCTGGCTCTGTTCACCTTCACCATCTGCGAAGGATACCTACTGGGTTGTTGCAGCGCCACCTTCGAAGCCTGGGAGGTAGCAGCAGCCATTGGTGTCACTATCGTCATCACCGTGGCTCTCACCATATTTGCCTTCCAG ACCAAGTGGGACTTCACCATGATGGGTGGCCTCCTCTACGTCTTCCTCATTAGTCTCCTCATGTTCGGCATATTCGCATTGATCTTCCAATCTCAGGTGCTGAACATCATGTATGCCTCACTTGGTGCACTCCTCTTCTCGGCCTACCTGGTCTTCGACACCCAGCTTATCCTGGGAGGCAAGCACAAGTTGGCACTCTCGCCAGAGGAGTATGTCTTCGCCGCTCTCAACCTCTACCTTGACGTTATCAACCTCTTTCTGTATATCCTAGCCATCTTTGGAGGAGGCAGGAACTAG